Proteins found in one Serinicoccus marinus DSM 15273 genomic segment:
- a CDS encoding single-stranded DNA-binding protein → MATTTAAPANEVHLAGRVSGEPTERELPSGDVLVQLRVVVPRPAARGRSAAGSRQRVDTIDVTCWSARSRRAALRLADGAGVEVTGALRRRFFRTGAGAASRYDVEATSVREVSLE, encoded by the coding sequence ATGGCGACGACGACGGCGGCACCGGCCAACGAGGTGCACCTCGCGGGGAGAGTCAGCGGTGAGCCGACCGAGCGTGAGCTGCCCAGCGGTGACGTGCTGGTGCAGCTGCGCGTGGTGGTCCCGCGACCGGCAGCACGCGGCCGCAGCGCCGCGGGGTCCCGGCAGCGCGTGGACACGATCGATGTGACCTGCTGGAGTGCCCGCTCGCGCCGGGCGGCGCTGCGGCTGGCCGACGGCGCGGGGGTCGAGGTCACCGGCGCGCTGCGTCGGCGCTTCTTCCGGACCGGCGCCGGCGCCGCGTCGCGGTACGACGTCGAGGCCACCTCGGTCCGCGAGGTGTCGCTGGAGTGA